One segment of Rhinatrema bivittatum chromosome 14, aRhiBiv1.1, whole genome shotgun sequence DNA contains the following:
- the SMCR8 gene encoding guanine nucleotide exchange protein SMCR8: MVFFFLDGLSIPAGNMISAPDVVAFTKEEEFEEPYSEFPALPEEYSVPLFPFANNVNPWSKLSAAKFTRDFILISEFSEQVGPQPLLTIPDDHKVYGTFDLNYFSLRIMSVDYQASFVGHPPGSAYPKLNFVEDSKVVLGDSKEGAFAYVHHLTLYDLEARGFVRPFCMAYISTDEHKIMLQFQELSLEFSKASECLKTGNRKAFANELEKKLKDLNYTRTVLHNELELQKKTSDKGFYTTQAIEKANELANVEKSIIEHQDLLKQIRSYPYRKLKDTDFQLYDPEYVLDQSNVSLDQTSVSSPPKELPEDHLETNCYTRRPSYTPKLIKAKSAKCFDKKLKTLEELCDIYFFNQTLDQLTQIEKTYRGDVCYLLTSQTDKALLKQQTLTNFLFEDASAWEEKLNEKQYDENLGTSLGTFTPKSLEEPQSLNASASLDSYKSSVESVPIKLEQEVVEEDSEETKLTASNICDNQEQSECLDTDIKGSISSGESIEVLRTEKSASVLNHSESQPCLQNLPSPQVVRSKAVSRRTISGDSIEILSTCTSESLIPEDFKASYPSAINEEEPCAENEEEGGLQNLLTNFNLHNLIQTEAYFENETVLPVDASCCIGKESSHFLEPPVDHAPTFGDYDDGDVVSSPPQPYKQLDQGFHVNFSVEDVAYSSNGASGSVALNEQDVNYLTSGEEASRVSLDEHSDSTSYRSSASTSSDRTPSPAHPGSHLTERQKKRAGQNALRFIRQYPFAHPAIFSLLSGRTLLVLGEKEAIVKKLVTALSIFVPSYGKTAKPVRHWVTSPLHIMDFQKWKLIGLQRVVSPSGCNVLYSLNRYSRYVSVLDIDSKTLRCPLYKGTLLPRLADHRTQIKRGSTYYLHVQSVLTQLCSMAFLYTFCHHLHLPISEKETEETIALRRMNFLRLHLGLASEDIKVVQYLAELLKMHYLQESGRGIHPVLRFDYVPSLLYKI; this comes from the exons atggttttttttttcctcgatGGTCTTTCTATACCCGCTGGAAATATGATTAGTGCCCCTGATGTGGTGGCCTTTACGAAAGAGGAAGAGTTTGAGGAACCGTACAGCGAATTCCCTGCTCTTCCCGAGGAGTACTCGGTGCCACTTTTCCCGTTTGCCAACAATGTCAATCCATGGTCCAAGCTGTCAGCTGCCAAGTTCACCAGAGATTTTATCCTTATCTCAGAATTTTCTGAACAAGTAGGTCCGCAGCCCTTACTTACCATCCCTGATGACCACAAAGTTTATGGCACCTTTGATCTCAATTATTTCTCTCTGCGGATCATGTCGGTGGATTATCAAGCCTCCTTTGTGGGTCATCCTCCTGGCAGTGCCTATCCGAAGCTAAATTTTGTGGAAGATTCAAAGGTAGTGCTGGGGGATTCCAAAGAAGGGGCTTTCGCTTATGTGCACCATTTAACACTTTATGATCTAGAGGCTCGTGGTTTTGTGAGGCCCTTTTGCATGGCATACATCTCTACAGATGAGCATAAGATCATGTTGCAGTTTCAGGAGCTTTCGTTGGAATTCTCTAAAGCATCAGAGTGCTTAAAAACGGGAAACAGGAAGGCTTTTGCCAATGAACTGGAAAAGAAACTGAAAGACTTGAATTATACCAGGACTGTGCTTCATAATGAATTGGAACTACAGAAGAAAACCAGCGACAAAGGGTTTTATACAACTCAAGCAATTGAGAAAGCCAATGAACTAGCCAATGTTGAAAAATCAATAATTGAGCATCAAGATCTTTTAAAACAGATCAGATCCTATCCTTATAGAAAACTTAAAGATACAGATTTTCAGTTGTACGATCCAGAGTATGTACTGGATCAATCTAATGTTAGCCTGGATCAGACATCTGTTTCCTCTCCTCCAAAAGAGCTGCCTGAAGATCACTTGGAAACCAACTGCTATACAAGGAGACCTTCTTACACACCTAAACTCATTAAGGCAAAATCAGCTAAATGTTTTGACAAGAAGCTGAAAACACTAGAGGAActttgtgatatttatttttttaatcaaaccCTAGACCAGTTAACTCAAATAGAGAAAACATACAGAGGTGATGTTTGTTATCTCTTGACAAGTCAGACTGACAAAGCACTATTAAAGCAGCAAACTCTAACAAACTTCCTCTTTGAAGATGCATCAGCCTGGGAAGAAAAGCTAAATGAAAAACAGTATGATGAGAACTTGGGGACTAGCTTAGGTACTTTTACCCCAAAGTCTTTGGAAGAGCCTCAGAGTCTAAACGCATCAGCAAGTTTGGACTCCTACAAATCTAGTGTAGAATCTGTACCAATCAAGCTGGAGCAAGAAGTTGTAGAGGAAGATTCTGAAGAAACCAAGTTAACTGCATCTAATATTTGTGACAACCAAGAGCAGTCAGAATGTCTTGATACAGACATTAAAGGAAGTATAAGCAGTGGAGAAAGCATTGAAGTTTTACGAACTGAGAAGTCTGCTTCAGTTCTGAATCACTCTGAAAGCCAGCCTTGCTTACAGAACCTTCCAAGTCCACAGGTGGTCAGGAGCAAGGCAGTAAGCAGGAGGACAATTAGTGGAGACAGCATTGAAATTCTCAGCACATGCACCTCAGAATCTTTGATTCCTGAAGATTTTAAGGCTAGCTATCCAAGTGCCATTAATGAAGAAGAACCTTGTGCAGAAAATGAGGAGGAAGGCGGTCTTCAGAATCTCCTTACAAACTTCAATCTGCATAATTTGATTCAGACAGAGGCCTACTTTGAAAATGAGACTGTATTACCAGTAGATGCGTCTTGCTGTATTGGGAAGGAGAGCTCGCACTTTTTAGAGCCTCCGGTTGACCATGCGCCTACATTTGGTGATTATGATGATGGTGATGTGGTCAGTAGTCCACCACAGCCATACAAACAGCTGGATCAGGGGTTTCATGTGAATTTTTCAGTCGAAGACGTTGCATATTCTTCAAATGGTGCCTCAGGAAGTGTTGCTTTAAATGAACAAGATGTAAATTATTTAACCAGTGGTGAAGAAGCCAGCAGGGTCAGCCTAGATGAGCATTCGGACTCCACAAGTTACAGGAGTAGTGCATCCACCAGCTCTGACAGGACTCCTTCACCTGCTCATCCTGGTAGCCACTTGACTGAAAGGCAGAAGAAAAGGGCTGGTCAGAATGCACTGAGATTCATTAGACAGTATCCATTTGCTCATCCAGCAATATTTTCCCTGCTTAGTGGGAGAACACTCTTAGTAttaggggaaaaggaagcaatagTAAAGAAACTTGTGACTGCTTTGTCTATCTTTGTTCCTAGTTATGGTAAAACTGCCAAACCTGTGAGACATTGGGTAACTTCCCCTTTGCACataatggattttcagaagtggaAACTTATTGGACTGCAAAG AGTGGTTTCCCCCAGTGGCTGCAACGTGTTGTACTCCCTGAATCGCTATAGCCGGTATGTCAGTGTCCTGGACATTGACAGCAAGACCCTGCGCTGTCCCCTCTACAAGGGCACCCTGCTGCCGAGGCTTGCAGACCACCGCACTCAGATCAAACGCGGGAGCACCTACTACCTGCATGTTCAAAGCGTCCTGACTCAGCTGTGTTCCATGGCTTTCCTCTACACCTTCTGCCATCACCTACACCTGCCCATCAGTGAGAAGGAGACCGAAGAGACCATTGCACTCCGGAGGATGAATTTTCTGAGGCTGCATCTGGGGCTTGCCAGTGAGGACATCAAGGTAGTCCAGTACTTGGCAGAGCTGCTGAAAATGCATTATCTGCAGGAGTCTGGCAGAGGGATTCATCCGGTGCTCAGATTTGACTATGTTCCTAGCCTTTTATACAAAATTTAA